In Fusobacterium nucleatum, the genomic stretch TCTTAATAATTTCATTTTTCATTTGTTTTGATTCAAAACTTGGAATATCAACTGTTTCAGTTAATAAACATCTAGTAATCATTGCAATATAATTTTTTTTATCATAGTATTCAGAATAACTTGGGTTATTTTGAATAAATTTTATAAAGTTGGCAATTAAATAAACTGCTATATAATAAATATCACTTGGGTGAGTTTCTTTAAAAAACTTATCCTTATTTCTTTTTAAAATAAGAGCAGGATTATTATTATATGTTTCATTTGTTTTTTGAAGATATACACTTGTGAAAGCTCTAATGAGACCATGTAGAGTTATCACTTGATATTTATCTTTTATGTCTTTATCTGTTTCACCCATACGTCTAGCATAAAAAACTTTCAAAGGCATTTCTTTTGATTTATATTTTATATAATCTTGTAATTCTTTATGAAAAATTGTTAATGTAATAAAAGCTTCATCAGATATCGGAGATTGACGATTATTAGCTTTTACTATTTTAGCAATAACATCCATATTATCAGTATGAATAATTTTTACAGGAATTAATAAATTTTTAGAAATATTTTTTGTATTAAAAATTTCATTAGTTGTTTGACAACCATTAACAATTTGAAAATCTCGTAATGCGAATTTATTTCCTCCTAAACTTTGAAACCCTTTTGTTATAATTGTAAGTCCATTATTCATTAAAATAAAATAATCCCTTGTTTCATTGTTTTCAATAGTTTCTCTTATTTCTTTATTTACAAAATTATCACTTCCTTGATAATCTCTCACATTTTCATAAAATATTCTTTTTCTTAAGTAACCAGAAGTGTCTTGAATTATTTTTAAAAATTCTTCTCCACTTAAATACCCAATTCTTGCTTCTTTAACATTAGGAATTTCATCCAACTGTAGTGAATTTTTGAAATAAATTTCTGTTGAAATATTGTTGGTTACTTCTTTATAAGCATCTATGACATATTGTTTTCCTAGAATATCAACATAAAAATTTTTAATATCACTACAAATAACACTAATATCTTCTTTTTGTCTAGCTTTCATTTCATTTAAACTAGAGTTTGAAATCTCTTTAGACAATGTAACAAAATATATAAAACATTCAGGTGAATTTGAAGTAAATCTTTTTGTATATTCATAATTAGAAAAAAGAGTTTCATATATTTCTAGAATATTTTTTATATTTGAATTATTTTCTAACATATGATGATCCTTTTTTAAAAAGTTTCTCACAGCTGTTGTAGTTTTTAAAAAATCACCTAAATCAATTTTTTCAGTAAGTTTAGATTGGATAAAAATAATTTTTACATCTAAATCATCATTTTTTCCATTATACATTTCTAAGTCATCTTTACTTTTTATAAGATTTCCATTAATAACTATAGCCATACTATCTAAACCAAATTGACCTTTTTCATCAATATTTACAGATTCTATATCCTCATTATCAGAAAATGAATTTGGAGAGTATTTTGATATGGTAATGTATGAAATAAGATGTTCAAAGAGTTTATTATCATTTTTCTCTAAAAATATAAAGTCTTTTTTAAAATCATCCATAATACCTTTTATAACAGTTTCCATTTTTAAAACCTCCTTAAATTTTATAATGTTCTTAAAGTATAGTGTCTATATGGTATCATATTAAATAAAACAATATAGCTCCTGTTGCAAACTTATGAATAAAGTAAAAAATGGTTCATCACTAGCTAAATTTCTTAGGGATCAATTTACAACAATCCTGTTATAATTAATATATAATATATAATACATTTAATTAAGAATATAATCACAGATTTTAAAAAATCTTTTGCAACTAGCTCTTTTTTTGTAAAATTCATTTGAAATAAAATATTCTCATAATTTAAAAAAATATTATCCTTAGTTAACTTATCATAAATTCTTAAATTTATTAATTTTTTTCTTAATCAGCTATATCTTTGAAAGAGCCATATACGAAAAAAGAATTTTTTGTAGAGAGTGCACTTTTAAAAAAGTCCATCCCCTATTTTTTAAATATTTATATTATTAAAAGCAGAACAATAAAACAAGCCTTATGGCAAAAAGGACTGGCTTTTTTAGCCAGTTCTTTTAAATTTAAATAAAAGTAATAAGATATCTATATTTTAAATTTCAGTAATTTTGTTTATAGGAAAATTTTCCAAAGATAGTGTAAAACCTAAAACAACTTTAAGTTTTGAAGAAAATATGTCTTTATTTATCCTTTTCATTTCTAATTTTAAATCATTTTCTAAATTACACCTAACTTTTTCAAATTTTTCTTTTCCTTCACTCCAATCAGCTACTGTAAAAATTTGTTTATAAAGAGTCTCAAATTCATCTACTTTTATAAAACAATTTTCTTCAAAAATATTCTCTATTTCTCCTCTATATTTTTGATTATTTTCTATATTATAAGTAACATATATCACAACTTTCATATATCTTTCTCCTTTTAACATTTTTTGCTTTATTTAATTAACACTAGTATTAAAAACAAAATTTTTATTAATTATATAGTGAAGTTTTCCTTTTTATTATTTTATAAAGTTTATTAAAACTTTTATTTAATTCACACTTGTAATAGCTAAAATCCTCAGATTTTCTATATACAATATCACCTTTGTAATTTTCATTTATTGTCATGTATCCAGGTTTTCTATCAGCAAAATAACTATAACATAATAAATCTATTGCCTTTTGATAGTTCTCACTAAAATAAGAAAAATACTTCTGTAACTCTTCATCATCAAAATATGGTAATGGGTCTTCCTCAATTTCCATTAAAAAATCTGCTCCCGATTTTCCATTTACATAAAAATAATCTTCAGAATAAGAAACTCCAAAATTAAAATTATATACTTTTTTTAATAAACCTGATGTATAAAAAAAACTATAAAGATTTTTCCAATTTTCAATATCTTTATCTGAAAGCCATTTATTTTTTTCTTTAATCATGGAAACTTGGTTTAGTTCAAAATTTTCTTTCTTTTTTTTGTCAAAAATTTTTCGTAAAACTTTATAGACTTTGTAAAAAAAAGGATTACCTACCCCACTAAAAATCCATTTTACATTTTCATAAATCCACTCCAATATTTTCACCACCATTTTCAACTCTATACTGATATTAAAGAATATTTATTTTTCAACCCTATATAGGAACTTTTACTTTTTTAGAATACCATATTTACTTATAAAAATCAATTTTTTTGTAGCCTTAATATAAAAATCTTTTTTGTAAAATTTCTACTTCTTTCTCCTCTCAAACTCCTCCCTACCTCTAGCTTTTAACTTCTCTAACTTTTCTTCTGGTACATCTTTAAACCATAGGAAATAACCTAATAGTGTTTCACTGTCTACATTATCTATTCCAGCTATTTCTAATAATGCTCCCTTTTGTATTAAATGAGCTGCTCTTTCTTTTCTTGTTAAGGAATTTGTCTTATTCTTTTTAGTTTCTAGCTTATTTAAACTATTTTTAACTTCCTTTATCTTATCATCATAGTTTTGTTCCATATTATCACCTATCCCTCTAATCTGCTATACTTAATTCTTGTTTTCTCTTATTCCAAGTATTAGTTTTTATATTTTCTCCAATATTAAGTAGCTTATTAAGTTCATTTAATCTACTCTTTTTTTCTTTTAATATATCAGCTTTTTCAAATGGTCTTTTTACCTCTTCTTTTGCTCTTTCAAAATTTTCCTTTATCTCTTGTAGTTTTGTCTCTCTATCTTTTAATCTATCTGGTATCTTATCCAATAAATTATCTAATCTTTGGATATTTCCCAGAGAATCATTTCCAAAGTCAGTAAAATGTTTTCCTTTGTATTCTAAAATTCCCTTATAAACCTTAGAAAAGGTATCATAGTATGAATATAATGTAAAACCTCTATATTCTCCTATTTTAGTTGGAGTATCAGTTTTTACAGAACTCATAGCCATTAAAAGACTGGCTCCTGCAACTTTCTTGTCAGTTATTTTCTCTCCATTTAAAATAATAGAGGTAAACCTATTCTCTGTATTAGGTCGTATTTCAACTCTATCAATATCAACCTTCATATTATTGATAATTTTTTCTTCTTCCTCTATTTTTTGTGGAAAATGGTTTAAAATTTTATCTTCTAAGCTATATAAATTACTTTTATAATTTGCTTCTAACATAGATAATTTGTTTACTTCTAAATCAAGGTCCATTTTCTCTTTTATTAAAGGATTTCCAGTAGCAAGAGCCTTTATCTCAGCATAACTTAGTGAGCTCTCATCCACATCCTCTGCCACACGAACAGGGGTTTTTGAAGTCATAACTTGAGATATAAATTTCTGCTTATTCTCTATTGTTTGCCATAAATATGCGTCAAATGTAGATTCTGTAACATATCTATAAACTTCAACTTTTTCATTTTCATTTCCTTGCCTTACAATTCTTCCTGCTCTTTGTTCTAAATCAGATGGTCGCCAGGGAACATCTAAATCATGAAGAGCAATAAGTTTTGTTTGCACATTAGTTCCAGCTCCCATCTTTTGAGTTGAGCCAAGTAAAATTCGTATATCTCCACTTCTTACTTTTGCAAACATTTCATCTTTTTGTTGCTCATTCCCTGCACTATGGATAAAGGCTATTTCTTTTTCAGGAATACCTCTTGCTATTAATTTTTTCTTAATATCATCATATATATTAAATTCATCATTTCCTTTTGGTGTGGACATATCAGAAAATACTAATTGTGTTGACTTATTTTCTTTTGTCTTTTCCCATATATTGTAAATATTATCTACACAAGTATTGACTTTACTATTTGGATCATCAGGGAACATTTCATTTATAAGTCTTTGGTCTAAGGCTAACTTCTTACCATCGTTCGTGATTTTAAGCATATTATCTTCTGTTGCTTCTACCTCTTTATTTCTTACTAATTCAGCTCTTTCACTTAAACTTTCTAAAATTTCTTTTTGTTCAGGAGTAGGTTTTGTTAGGATTTTTTTGTACTCCACTTCTGGTGTAGGAAGATTAAGCATATCTGCTGCTTGAATATCTGCAAATTGTTTTACTTGTGTCATAAGCTCTGGTAAATTATAGAATTTAGAAAATCTCGTTTTAACTCTATATCCATTTCCTTCTGGGGATAGTTCCATTGCTGCTGTTGTTTCTCCAAAAGTAGAAGCCCAACTATCAAAATGATGTAATCCTAATTTCTTTAAATCTTCAAATTGTAAATATCTTTGTATAGTGTATAACTCAGACATTGAATTAGATACTGGTGTTCCTGTTGCAAAGACAATTCCTTTACCTCCTGTTATCTCATCCATGTACCTACACTTCATAAACATATCACTACTTTTAAGTGCTTCTGTTTGTCCTATCCCTGCCACATTTCTCATCTTTGTGAAAAGATATAGATTTTTAAATGAATGAGCCTCATCAACATAGAGTCTATCAACTCCTAAATCTTCAAAGTTAATAACATTATCTTTTTTAAAGTCATCATTTAGTTTTTTTAATTTAGTTTCTAATTTCTTTCTAGTCATCTCTAATTGCTTTACAGTAAATTTTTGGTCATTTTCTTCTTTTAATTTCTTAATATTGACTATAATATCATTTATCTCTTCTCTAAGATGTCTTTCTTGATATCCTTTACTCATTGGTATTTTCTCAAATTGGCTATGTCCTATTATTATTGCATCATACTCTCCTGTTGCTATTCTTCCAATAAATTTCTTTCTATTATTAGGCTCAAAGTCTTTCTTTTTAGCAACCATAATATTTGCACCAGGATATAGCTGCATAAACTCTCTTCCTATTTGCTCTGTCAGGTGATTAGGAACAACAAACAAAGATTTATTACATAATCCTAGTCTTTTACTTTCCATTGCACTTGCAACCATCTCAAAGGTTTTTCCAGCTCCTACCACATGAGCAAGAAGTGTATTACCTCCATATAAAGTTCTTGCTATAGCATTTAATTGATGAGGTCTTAGCTGTATCTCAGGATTTATTCCATCAAAAGTTAAATTAGAACCATCATATTCCCTAAGCCTTATAGCATTAAATCTTTCATTATATATTTTAACTAAATCTTTTCTTCTTTGAGGCTCTTTAAATATCCAGTTTTTAAATTCTTCTTTTAATAAGTCTTGTTTTTGTCCTGCAAGCATTGTTTCTTTCTTATTAAGTACAGCTACTTTTTTACCTTCTTCATCAAGAACATAATCAAAAACTCTAGTATCTCTTAAATTTAAACTATCTTCAATTAGTTTATAAGCATTAACTCTATCTGTTCCGTAAGTCATATTTGATAGAGGATTTGTACTATCAATACTTTTTCCCTTTATATTCCACTCTGAATTATATTCTGAATAATTAACTTCTATTCTATATGTTACATAAGGCGATGTTTTTAAAGTTTCCCTTATAAAATCCTTAATATATTCAGGAGGTATCCAAGTTGATCCAAGTCTTATATTTATCTCACTTGCCTCCAATGGCTTTGGCATAACCTTTTCTAGTTCTTTCTTTTGATAATTAAGTAGCTCTAAATTTATTTGATATTCATCAGGTAGGTTAAATAAGATTTCCTCATATCTTTCTATATCCTTTATTTTATTTAAAATATTTCCACTTAGATATTCATCTTTTGTAATATATCTAAATGCATCAGGAGCATCTTTTCTAATATCTAATATATTTTCATTATTTAATTTAATATCAAGAAATATCTGACTTTTTAAATCATTGATAATATCAGATTTATCCATATTTGTTAGACTTTCCATATATTCAAGATCAACTTTTCCCTTTTGAGAAATACTTAAAATTAGTGCTTCTTGTGGAGTATCTACTTTTTCAATAGCTACTGGTTTTTTAATAGTTCTTTTGAAAAATATATCCCCTTTTCTTTTAAAATTACCTTGTTCATCTAAAACCTCAGTAGCTGATAAAAGAGGATAGGTAGAATCTTCACGAAGTATTTTACTATTTGCATAAGAGTTTAGAGATCCATATCTATTAAAGAAATCATCATATATATTATTTAATTTTTCTTGCTCCTTAGCTAATCTTTCATCTGTTATATCTTCTTTTTGAATTTTGATAACATTTCTTAAAGTTTGTGATAGCTCTACATATTTTTCAATTTTTCTAATATCTTTTTGTGAAAATTCTTGTAATACTAACTCATTATTTTCTTTAAAATAAATTTTATTATTTTTTGCAACATAAGAGAAATTTCTAATATTTTCGTCAGATAAAGTTATAGTTTTAGGCTCTTCTTTTTCTAATGTTGCTGTAAATTCTCCCTTTATATTTTCTAATGCACTTTTTAATCTTTCTTCAAAGTTTGTATCTTCCAAAGAACAAGTTAGGGTTATTCCAAAAGGACCATTAACTTCCTTCATCTCTCCAATAATCATTTCTGGGTTATCTACAAAGTATTTATTATATTTTAGCCCATTTTTATCTTCTGCAATCTCATACCAAGTTTCATTATCTAATTCTTGAACTTTATCTCTTTTCTTTAAAAACAATATATCTGAGGTAACTTCTGTCCCTGCTACACCTTTAAATGCACTATTAGGAAGTCTTACAGCACCTAAAAGTTCACATCTCTCTCCTAAATACTTTCTAATAGAATTATCCTTTTTATCAAGTGTTCCTGATGAAGTAATAAAAGCAATTATTCCTCCACTTTTTACCTTATCAATAGTTTTAGCAAAGAAATAATCATGAATTAGAAAATTATATCTGTCATATTCTCTATCAAGTATTTTAAAATTTCCAAATGGTACATTTCCAATGGCAATATCAAAGAAATTATTGCTAAAATTGGTTTCTTCAAAGCCTTTTACTTGTATCTCACTTTGAGGATATAACTGTTTTGCAATATTTCCACTAATGCTATCAAGTTCCACACCATATACTTGGCTACTGTCTAATTCTTTTGGCAAGTTTCCTATAAAGTTACCTACTGCACAACTAGGCTCAAGAATTCTTCCCTCTTTAAAGCCAAATTCTATCAACTTTGTATAAATATTATCAATTACAACTTTTGGAGTATAGAAAGCTGTTAAGGTGCTTTCCATTGCTTTATTATATTCATCAGTAGTTAGATTCTCTTTTAAAAACTTTCTTGCTTCTTCCCATTGTCCAGATTTACTTTATTATCTTGAATAGTACTATCTGAAAAAGTATTAAAACTCATTAAAAATATTCCAATAATAGCCAATATGCATTTTTTCTTCATTTTTCCTCCTTAATCTGCAATTCCTAAACTTCCCTTTGTCTTATTCCAACTATTTTCTTTTACATTTTCTTTTTTATTTGCTAGTTCTACTGCTTTTATAACCTTTGATAATACCTCTGTATTAGTTATATATACAATTTTTGTTTTTGCTTCTTTTTCAACATCATTTCCTTTTTCATCTTTTGCTATATATTTATATGGCTCTTTTAATGGTATTCCAACTTCAAATACTAACTTATTATTTGTAAGTTCTTCCCTAGCTTTTTTTATTTGCTCATTTGAAAGCCCTGTTATACTTTCCATTTCCTTTGTTGTTAAACTAGAAAAGGCAAGGTTTTTCTTAGATATTTCTATTAATGAAAATATAGCTATTGCTTCATTTGAAAGATTTTTTATATTATTTATTCTTTCTGCATATTTTAGGAAGTTAGTAGTTAATTTTTCCATCTCAAATTTTTTCATTTCCTTAGAATCATTTTGAAAGATATCTTTATCAATATATAGCCTTTGTTTTAAAGATTGTCTTATCTCTCCTGTTTCTAAATCAACACTTCCTATATTTTGCTCAACACTGTTATAGAAAAGTTTTCCTTCTTTTAAAAGTTCCCCTTTTGCTGCTTTAAACTCATCTGTTGTAAGTCCACTTCCCTTTGCTAAGGCAACAGTAGAAATCGTTGTGTACCCTACATTTATTATTCCTTGTTGATTCTTTATAATCTCATATACTTTTTTTGCATTTTCATTCATAATATCCTCCTTAGTCTGCTATACCTATTCCTTGACTTCTTTTATCCCAACTATTTATTTTTTCATTAGAAAGTTCATATTTATTATCCTTAATGTTTTCATTTAAACTATCAATTTTCCAATCACTTCCATAATATGAAAATTCAATATCATTAAAAGATTTAGCTTCCTTAACAGCTTTATAAAAATCATCTTCTAATATTGCAAATGAAAACTCATCATACTTATATTCCATAGTTTCAATTGTATCTCTCAAATCTTTAATAAATCCTCTGTTATATACTTCTCCAAATTTATCTTCAATTTTTTCTAATATAAACTGTGAAGCATAGTAAATATTTTTATCATCAAATTCAACTCCTCCAATTTCTCCCTTAAATTCTTGAATTATATTACATTCCATTTTTAACTCCCTTCAGTTGTTATATGAAAATCAACTATATACACTCCTAATGGATTTCTATCTAATTCTTGCAATGTCTTAGGTTGTTCAATAGAAATAGTAAATATCCCTACTAATGTCTTATTTAAAAGAATATCTCCACTAGAAGAATATAAAATTTCTCTCCACTTAATTTGATAAGTATTTTTTGTTCCAGCAACTTTTATCGCACTATTTATTTGAACATCTCTCGTATACTTTTCTTGTATAAGGTTTGATAAATTTTCTTCTAAGGAAATTTCTTTTAATTTCTCTTGCATAGGCTCAGTTAATAAATTCATTGCCTTTGAATAAAGAGAATTCTGTACAACAGGATCTAGTGAAATCCATCTAAAATTTCTAACAAATTCTTTTAATGAATAGATTAGAAACTCTTCCTTTGGCTCATAGTTCTTTTGATATGCTGGATTAATAGCCTTAGCATTACCAGCTTCATCTACTTCAATAACATAAGGAATCAGTGTACTT encodes the following:
- a CDS encoding AIPR family protein, whose translation is METVIKGIMDDFKKDFIFLEKNDNKLFEHLISYITISKYSPNSFSDNEDIESVNIDEKGQFGLDSMAIVINGNLIKSKDDLEMYNGKNDDLDVKIIFIQSKLTEKIDLGDFLKTTTAVRNFLKKDHHMLENNSNIKNILEIYETLFSNYEYTKRFTSNSPECFIYFVTLSKEISNSSLNEMKARQKEDISVICSDIKNFYVDILGKQYVIDAYKEVTNNISTEIYFKNSLQLDEIPNVKEARIGYLSGEEFLKIIQDTSGYLRKRIFYENVRDYQGSDNFVNKEIRETIENNETRDYFILMNNGLTIITKGFQSLGGNKFALRDFQIVNGCQTTNEIFNTKNISKNLLIPVKIIHTDNMDVIAKIVKANNRQSPISDEAFITLTIFHKELQDYIKYKSKEMPLKVFYARRMGETDKDIKDKYQVITLHGLIRAFTSVYLQKTNETYNNNPALILKRNKDKFFKETHPSDIYYIAVYLIANFIKFIQNNPSYSEYYDKKNYIAMITRCLLTETVDIPSFESKQMKNEIIKILKVIKEDKLDDYYKKAINIIFQVNKKYSNNNPSSSKKQISSYNNRTKAYNDDILKKIKETFKK
- a CDS encoding conjugal transfer protein TraD; this encodes MEQNYDDKIKEVKNSLNKLETKKNKTNSLTRKERAAHLIQKGALLEIAGIDNVDSETLLGYFLWFKDVPEEKLEKLKARGREEFERRKK
- a CDS encoding type IV secretion system protein, encoding MVNVRNNKKFTNYEKAVEAFENQLLNISKALHTWKILAFICLGIAFLALSGNIYLSTRSTLIPYVIEVDEAGNAKAINPAYQKNYEPKEEFLIYSLKEFVRNFRWISLDPVVQNSLYSKAMNLLTEPMQEKLKEISLEENLSNLIQEKYTRDVQINSAIKVAGTKNTYQIKWREILYSSSGDILLNKTLVGIFTISIEQPKTLQELDRNPLGVYIVDFHITTEGS
- a CDS encoding helicase-related protein yields the protein MESTLTAFYTPKVVIDNIYTKLIEFGFKEGRILEPSCAVGNFIGNLPKELDSSQVYGVELDSISGNIAKQLYPQSEIQVKGFEETNFSNNFFDIAIGNVPFGNFKILDREYDRYNFLIHDYFFAKTIDKVKSGGIIAFITSSGTLDKKDNSIRKYLGERCELLGAVRLPNSAFKGVAGTEVTSDILFLKKRDKVQELDNETWYEIAEDKNGLKYNKYFVDNPEMIIGEMKEVNGPFGITLTCSLEDTNFEERLKSALENIKGEFTATLEKEEPKTITLSDENIRNFSYVAKNNKIYFKENNELVLQEFSQKDIRKIEKYVELSQTLRNVIKIQKEDITDERLAKEQEKLNNIYDDFFNRYGSLNSYANSKILREDSTYPLLSATEVLDEQGNFKRKGDIFFKRTIKKPVAIEKVDTPQEALILSISQKGKVDLEYMESLTNMDKSDIINDLKSQIFLDIKLNNENILDIRKDAPDAFRYITKDEYLSGNILNKIKDIERYEEILFNLPDEYQINLELLNYQKKELEKVMPKPLEASEINIRLGSTWIPPEYIKDFIRETLKTSPYVTYRIEVNYSEYNSEWNIKGKSIDSTNPLSNMTYGTDRVNAYKLIEDSLNLRDTRVFDYVLDEEGKKVAVLNKKETMLAGQKQDLLKEEFKNWIFKEPQRRKDLVKIYNERFNAIRLREYDGSNLTFDGINPEIQLRPHQLNAIARTLYGGNTLLAHVVGAGKTFEMVASAMESKRLGLCNKSLFVVPNHLTEQIGREFMQLYPGANIMVAKKKDFEPNNRKKFIGRIATGEYDAIIIGHSQFEKIPMSKGYQERHLREEINDIIVNIKKLKEENDQKFTVKQLEMTRKKLETKLKKLNDDFKKDNVINFEDLGVDRLYVDEAHSFKNLYLFTKMRNVAGIGQTEALKSSDMFMKCRYMDEITGGKGIVFATGTPVSNSMSELYTIQRYLQFEDLKKLGLHHFDSWASTFGETTAAMELSPEGNGYRVKTRFSKFYNLPELMTQVKQFADIQAADMLNLPTPEVEYKKILTKPTPEQKEILESLSERAELVRNKEVEATEDNMLKITNDGKKLALDQRLINEMFPDDPNSKVNTCVDNIYNIWEKTKENKSTQLVFSDMSTPKGNDEFNIYDDIKKKLIARGIPEKEIAFIHSAGNEQQKDEMFAKVRSGDIRILLGSTQKMGAGTNVQTKLIALHDLDVPWRPSDLEQRAGRIVRQGNENEKVEVYRYVTESTFDAYLWQTIENKQKFISQVMTSKTPVRVAEDVDESSLSYAEIKALATGNPLIKEKMDLDLEVNKLSMLEANYKSNLYSLEDKILNHFPQKIEEEEKIINNMKVDIDRVEIRPNTENRFTSIILNGEKITDKKVAGASLLMAMSSVKTDTPTKIGEYRGFTLYSYYDTFSKVYKGILEYKGKHFTDFGNDSLGNIQRLDNLLDKIPDRLKDRETKLQEIKENFERAKEEVKRPFEKADILKEKKSRLNELNKLLNIGENIKTNTWNKRKQELSIAD